The Ochotona princeps isolate mOchPri1 chromosome 23, mOchPri1.hap1, whole genome shotgun sequence genome includes a window with the following:
- the GZMK gene encoding granzyme K has protein sequence MVRFSCFSLFFLAAGAYMTTECSSVEIIGGREVSPHSKPFMASIQYAGTHVCGGVLIAPQWVLTAAHCHLGLNKDQSAKVVLGAHSLSKKEPSKQIFAVKKFIPFPRFLHNPKSDDIMLVKLHTAAELNKYVQLFHPRSKNYLRAGAKCQVIGWGATDPDVLTTSDILREVTVTVISRKLCNSQSYYNRNPIITNDMLCAGDAKGHKDSCQGDSGGPLICKGVFQAIVSGGHKCGIAKKPGIYTLLTKRYQT, from the exons ATGGTTAGGTTTTCTTGTTTTTCGCTCTTTTTCCTAGCAGCTGGGGCTTATATGACTACAGAGT GTTCCAGCGTGGAGATTATCGGAGGAAGAGAAGTGTCTCCTCACTCCAAGCCGTTTATGGCGTCCATCCAGTACGCTGGCACTCACGTGTGTGGAGGAGTCCTGATCGCGCCGCAGTGGGTGCTGACAGCCGCCCACTGCCATCTGGG ACTTAACAAAGACCAATCTGCGAAGGTGGTTTTAGGAGCACACTCTCTCTCAAAGAAGGAGCCCTCCAAACAAATATTTGCCGTTAAAAAATTCATACCATTCCCAAGATTTTTACACAATCCTAAATCAGACGATATCATGCTGGTTAAG CTTCACACGGCCGCAGAACTCAACAAATATGTCCAGCTGTTCCACCCAAGATCCAAGAACTATCTTAGAGCTGGAGCCAAATGCCAAGTTATTGGTTGGGGAGCCACTGATCCAGATGTTTTAACCACCTCTGACATCCTGCGAGAAGTGACTGTCACTGTCATCAGTCGGAAACTTTGCAACAGCCAAAGTTACTACAATCGCAACCCTATTATAACCAATGATATGCTTTGTGCAGGAGATGCTAAAGGCCACAAAGATTCCTGCCAG gGTGACTCAGGTGGCCCCTTGATCTGTAAAGGTGTCTTCCAAGCCATCGTCTCCGGAGGTCATAAGTGTGGTATTGCCAAGAAACCTGGAATCTACACCCTGTTGACCAAGAGATACCAGACTTGA